A stretch of Aulosira sp. FACHB-615 DNA encodes these proteins:
- a CDS encoding GNAT family N-acetyltransferase: MSFEIELIRGFDNLPIQGIIEELAPKHIDDFVNLWSKELQKYQTQDKQWDWLFKLNFIRRNSEFEGYALVAEDSTQGLMKIETQRHGSHEEYGRKLVYVEFLASAPWNRKVIQRPPRFRGVGTNLLRYARLRSVELGYGGRVGLHSLPESVRFYENQLMNNFGVDENQNNLIYFEYSQLRR; the protein is encoded by the coding sequence GTGAGTTTTGAAATTGAATTAATCCGAGGATTTGATAATCTTCCAATTCAGGGTATTATTGAGGAATTAGCTCCCAAGCATATTGATGATTTTGTCAATTTATGGTCTAAGGAATTACAAAAATATCAAACCCAAGATAAACAATGGGACTGGTTATTTAAATTAAATTTTATTAGAAGAAATTCGGAATTTGAAGGATATGCGCTCGTAGCAGAAGACAGCACACAAGGGTTAATGAAAATAGAAACTCAACGTCATGGTTCTCATGAGGAATACGGACGAAAACTAGTATATGTGGAATTTTTAGCTTCCGCACCTTGGAATAGAAAAGTTATCCAACGTCCGCCAAGGTTTCGAGGTGTTGGTACTAACCTGTTACGTTACGCCAGACTCAGAAGTGTGGAGTTAGGATATGGTGGAAGGGTAGGGTTACACTCTTTACCTGAAAGTGTGCGATTTTACGAAAATCAATTGATGAACAATTTCGGAGTAGATGAAAATCAGAACAATTTAATTTATTTTGAATACAGTCAGCTACGACGATAA
- a CDS encoding AIPR family protein, producing MPKNWTLKVDQFFNANPHCIIATVHVDSFPADLPLEPNIREPNRKSSTYRQIFDSLTTEPDKFFSRHSGIVLCANKVKPNSKKTQLELEILEASEGGSDGIINGGHTVLAFQQAREYKYDLSEARVKVTIHIGLSEDDAKDIALASNTSAPVDARSKVNARGDYKFLKQFLTQLEREEKTKFRIAYYQNQSGAPKSPQCNVNHLIKLMNCLDRNKYNPDSKSRTKHPPVSNTPSLSEAERQRLSKLLPLLPKGLWIEQRLFQIIEEHITKPRRKGVVDLASIDPRKNTLLPDSRYSFGFAAPADIAMPIVAAYRVFLDEQYNWIIPFDEFAEDFLQHLWANYYKKYLVSEKLAGNTVGSKICRNPVIWDNVYVSAQSYLNQQLIKMVGSNTKREELKLVN from the coding sequence ATGCCTAAGAATTGGACATTAAAAGTAGACCAGTTCTTCAATGCAAACCCCCACTGCATTATCGCTACCGTTCACGTTGACAGTTTCCCTGCCGACCTACCTCTAGAACCCAATATCAGAGAACCCAACCGCAAAAGCTCGACATACAGACAAATCTTTGACTCCTTAACCACTGAGCCTGACAAATTCTTCTCCAGACATAGTGGTATCGTGCTGTGTGCCAACAAGGTCAAGCCTAACAGTAAAAAGACTCAGCTAGAACTAGAGATACTGGAAGCCTCTGAGGGCGGTAGCGATGGCATTATCAATGGTGGGCATACGGTTTTAGCCTTTCAACAGGCCAGAGAATACAAGTATGATCTAAGTGAAGCCAGAGTCAAAGTCACAATCCACATTGGGCTTAGTGAGGACGATGCCAAAGACATCGCCCTGGCTTCTAATACTTCTGCCCCGGTTGACGCGCGTTCTAAAGTTAACGCTAGGGGTGATTATAAATTCCTGAAACAGTTTTTAACTCAACTGGAGCGAGAGGAAAAAACCAAATTCCGCATTGCCTATTACCAGAACCAAAGCGGTGCGCCCAAAAGCCCTCAGTGCAATGTCAACCATCTCATTAAGTTGATGAACTGCCTGGACAGGAACAAATACAACCCAGACAGCAAAAGCAGAACCAAACATCCACCTGTTAGCAATACGCCTTCATTGAGTGAGGCGGAAAGACAAAGGCTATCGAAATTGTTACCGTTACTGCCCAAAGGGTTATGGATTGAGCAACGGTTATTTCAAATAATTGAGGAACACATAACCAAGCCCAGACGAAAGGGAGTAGTTGACCTCGCCTCTATCGACCCGCGCAAGAATACACTGCTGCCCGATAGCCGATACTCGTTTGGGTTTGCTGCACCTGCTGATATTGCCATGCCTATTGTTGCTGCTTATCGGGTATTTTTGGATGAACAGTACAACTGGATCATTCCTTTTGATGAGTTTGCTGAAGATTTTCTACAGCATTTGTGGGCAAACTATTATAAGAAATACTTGGTGTCGGAGAAATTAGCAGGTAACACTGTTGGCAGTAAAATCTGCCGTAACCCGGTGATTTGGGATAACGTTTATGTTTCAGCCCAGAGCTACCTGAATCAGCAGTTGATTAAGATGGTGGGGTCGAACACTAAGCGTGAAGAATTGAAGCTGGTGAATTAA
- a CDS encoding RNA ligase family protein, with protein sequence MERCIAFEKYDGTNLHWVWNFELGWYAFGTRRDRFDLDEQGIAQFNAAHPGLEEASDIFNREFASALEGVFRENKNYQYPEITVFTEFFGMNSFAGMHKQDDPKQLLIFDVQTDKYIIHPEQFIQDFSKFNIARVVYRGKLTGKFIHDVRESKYDVNEGVICKGGKNINNLWMVKIKTYSYQKKLQQVFTNDWQSYWE encoded by the coding sequence TTGGAACGCTGCATAGCTTTTGAAAAATATGATGGAACCAACTTACATTGGGTTTGGAATTTTGAACTTGGCTGGTATGCTTTTGGTACGCGTCGAGATCGCTTTGATTTGGATGAGCAGGGGATTGCACAATTCAATGCTGCACATCCAGGATTAGAAGAAGCTTCTGATATTTTTAATAGAGAGTTTGCCAGTGCTTTAGAAGGAGTATTTAGAGAAAATAAGAACTATCAATATCCAGAAATTACTGTGTTTACTGAGTTTTTTGGGATGAACTCATTTGCAGGAATGCACAAGCAGGATGACCCAAAACAACTGCTTATTTTTGATGTACAAACCGATAAATATATTATTCATCCCGAACAATTTATTCAAGATTTCAGTAAATTTAATATTGCGCGTGTTGTTTATCGCGGTAAGCTAACTGGCAAATTTATTCATGATGTTCGTGAAAGTAAATATGATGTAAACGAAGGAGTGATCTGTAAAGGAGGAAAAAATATTAATAACCTCTGGATGGTAAAAATTAAAACTTATTCTTATCAGAAAAAATTACAGCAAGTTTTTACAAATGATTGGCAGTCATACTGGGAATAA